In Novosphingobium resinovorum, the following are encoded in one genomic region:
- a CDS encoding CpaF family protein, which yields MSLLTNDFVPEEALSEPKRKAPIAQPAAQRMSDSYQAVKALTCAQVIEQLETQGITAEALDRRTLRQEIEQVISSRSRRGQLALNSAERLLLIEDIEDEVVGLGPLAPLLRDASIDDIIVNGANTIYAERAGILERVETRFRDDAHLMNIIQRIVGPIGRRVDEATPFVDARLADGSRVNIVIPPIALDGPLVSIRKFRLQALSIEDCVAGGVMSPAMAAFLTSAVRSRLNILICGGTGAGKSTLLNVLSSCISNKERLVTIEDAAELQLRQDHVVRLETRPPNVDGSREVSARDLVRNALRMRPDRIILGEVRGVEAVEMLQAMSTGHDGSMATLHANTPRDALSRLEMLLGFAGQQNDVRAVRRFVANSIHAIVNIQRLANGSRRITSVAEVTGVEGEAYTLNELFHFEEQPPMSGEGLHRTLSPRPYHAARLKDYASPVVDKDGPAW from the coding sequence ATGAGCCTGCTCACCAACGATTTCGTCCCCGAGGAGGCGCTGTCCGAACCCAAGCGCAAGGCGCCGATCGCCCAGCCTGCGGCCCAGCGGATGAGCGACAGCTACCAGGCGGTCAAGGCGCTGACCTGCGCCCAGGTCATCGAACAACTCGAGACGCAGGGCATCACTGCCGAGGCGCTGGATCGACGCACGCTGCGCCAGGAGATCGAGCAGGTCATCAGCAGCCGCAGCCGCCGCGGCCAGCTTGCGCTCAACAGCGCCGAGCGGTTGCTGCTGATCGAGGATATCGAGGACGAGGTGGTCGGTCTCGGCCCGCTCGCGCCTTTGCTGCGCGATGCGAGCATCGACGACATCATCGTCAACGGCGCCAACACCATCTACGCCGAGCGTGCGGGCATACTGGAGCGGGTCGAGACCCGTTTTCGCGACGACGCGCACCTCATGAACATCATCCAGCGCATCGTCGGCCCGATCGGCCGCCGCGTGGACGAGGCGACGCCTTTCGTCGATGCGCGCCTTGCCGATGGTTCGCGCGTCAACATCGTCATTCCGCCGATCGCGCTCGACGGCCCGCTGGTTTCGATCCGCAAGTTCCGGCTCCAGGCGCTGAGCATTGAGGACTGCGTCGCGGGCGGCGTGATGAGCCCGGCGATGGCCGCGTTCCTGACCAGCGCCGTGCGCTCGCGGCTCAACATCCTGATTTGCGGCGGCACCGGCGCGGGCAAGTCGACCCTCCTCAACGTGCTGTCGAGCTGCATCAGCAACAAGGAACGCCTCGTCACCATCGAGGACGCGGCCGAACTTCAGCTGCGGCAGGATCACGTCGTTCGCCTTGAAACTCGCCCCCCCAACGTCGATGGCAGCCGCGAGGTCAGCGCACGCGACCTCGTGCGCAATGCGCTGCGCATGCGTCCCGACCGCATCATCCTGGGCGAAGTGCGCGGGGTAGAGGCGGTGGAAATGCTGCAGGCGATGTCCACCGGCCACGACGGCTCGATGGCGACGCTGCACGCTAACACCCCGCGCGATGCGCTCTCCCGTCTGGAGATGCTGCTCGGCTTCGCCGGGCAGCAGAACGACGTACGCGCAGTGCGCCGTTTCGTCGCCAATTCGATCCACGCGATCGTCAACATCCAGCGCCTCGCCAACGGTTCGCGCCGGATCACCTCGGTCGCCGAAGTGACCGGCGTGGAGGGCGAGGCCTATACGCTCAACGAACTGTTCCATTTCGAGGAGCAGCCGCCGATGTCGGGCGAGGGGTTGCACCGCACCTTGTCGCCGCGCCCCTACCATGCCGCGCGGCTCAAGGACTACGCCAGCCCGGTCGTGGACAAGGATGGCCCCGCATGGTGA
- a CDS encoding AAA family ATPase → MARIHLLSIDRALAQRISDAMGAHVAVEMVQSLDGAEFDGPGIVVIDHASIPAERAMASVITEVSQAAGGRSIVLATEDMYAGHVLQAIRAGATDVMPRGAVAAEVSEILSRVLNTSLASHGRLGRFTLVLGTDRDATAVIATDMALAHCLDGTSTLLIDCTLPSSTAEAYLDLKVDYGLASAISDIDRMDASLLGDALAHHDRSGLSLLTLDGGTGTEPVGIGPADIVGLIQLLRTSCGHVVLCGGSLRNGGLLRELASQAQSVEVVCSQSIRELDATRRLLDRVAMDTASAQRLRLLVWEHDPRILLDGRRIADALDIDTVLGVPVDHVQQRNALNAGRPLMMERDAGSYAQAIRRACGIATQSKSTNFGIDRMRRAILRSVERSA, encoded by the coding sequence ATGGCACGCATTCATCTTCTTTCGATCGACCGCGCCTTGGCGCAGCGCATCTCCGACGCGATGGGCGCGCACGTGGCGGTCGAGATGGTGCAGTCGCTTGACGGCGCCGAATTCGACGGACCGGGCATCGTCGTCATCGACCATGCGTCGATCCCGGCCGAGCGCGCCATGGCCTCGGTCATCACCGAAGTCTCGCAGGCGGCGGGCGGACGCTCGATCGTGCTGGCGACCGAGGACATGTATGCAGGCCACGTCCTGCAGGCGATCCGCGCCGGTGCGACCGACGTGATGCCGCGCGGCGCAGTGGCTGCGGAAGTCAGCGAAATCCTCTCGCGCGTGCTCAACACCTCGCTGGCGAGCCATGGGCGGCTCGGCCGCTTCACGCTGGTTCTGGGCACCGATCGCGACGCGACGGCGGTGATCGCGACCGACATGGCGCTGGCCCACTGCCTCGACGGCACCTCGACGCTGCTGATCGACTGCACCCTGCCGTCCAGCACGGCCGAGGCCTATCTCGACCTCAAGGTGGACTACGGCCTGGCCTCGGCCATTTCCGACATCGATCGTATGGATGCCAGCCTGCTCGGCGATGCGCTGGCCCATCACGATCGCTCGGGGCTGTCGCTGCTGACGCTTGATGGCGGCACCGGCACGGAGCCGGTCGGCATCGGCCCTGCCGATATCGTGGGATTGATCCAGCTGCTGCGCACGAGTTGCGGCCACGTCGTGCTTTGCGGCGGCTCGCTGCGCAATGGCGGGCTGCTGCGCGAACTGGCCTCGCAGGCGCAGAGCGTCGAAGTGGTCTGCAGCCAGTCGATCCGTGAACTCGACGCGACCCGTCGCCTGCTAGACCGCGTGGCGATGGACACCGCCAGCGCGCAGCGGCTGCGGCTGCTGGTGTGGGAGCATGATCCGCGCATCCTGCTCGACGGTCGCCGTATCGCCGATGCGCTCGACATCGACACCGTGCTCGGCGTGCCGGTTGACCACGTGCAGCAGCGCAACGCGCTCAACGCGGGCCGGCCGCTGATGATGGAGCGCGACGCGGGCAGCTATGCCCAGGCGATCCGCCGCGCCTGCGGCATCGCCACGCAGTCCAAGAGCACGAACTTCGGCATCGACCGGATGCGCCGCGCCATCCTGCGTTCGGTGGAGCGTAGCGCATGA
- a CDS encoding type II and III secretion system protein family protein, whose product MKPPYSTALLACVAVLAPGVAHAQDQRTLQVDEAETLRFTRSIARIEVNRDNVIAVSAPTSQSLRVSGQGAGEATLAVYAADGSIIGQTQFHVDPPAPTYATANGPLRAGEKVVAVDVQFAAVSSSTLKALGFSFAKLSGDIQGALVPSSSLNGYSFNGSGSGGTSTPGLNIDASAPIQSAFNLFLSSRNRGIGAVLSALSSNGLSQLLAQPTLLVRSGEKASFLAGGEFPVPVPQSTGGNGNTISIQYKEFGVRLSVTPYVLNENSIVLKLAPEVSELDYNNGVQLQGYTVPGIRRRSTETTVELGSGQSFVIAGLNYSNSSVTKDKVPFLGDLPVLGAFFKRQQNQKERQELIIVATPRLVEPEAVKPMLATANKSVDPTIGQMIVGNDGVEQGIRTFGVVRR is encoded by the coding sequence ATGAAGCCGCCGTATTCAACTGCACTGCTCGCCTGCGTCGCCGTTCTGGCGCCGGGTGTCGCTCATGCGCAGGATCAGCGCACACTCCAGGTGGACGAGGCGGAGACGCTGCGCTTCACGCGCTCGATCGCCCGCATCGAGGTGAACCGGGACAACGTGATCGCCGTCTCGGCGCCGACCTCGCAGTCGCTGCGGGTCAGCGGGCAGGGAGCGGGCGAAGCGACCCTCGCGGTCTATGCGGCGGACGGCTCGATCATCGGACAGACGCAGTTCCACGTCGATCCGCCTGCGCCGACTTATGCGACTGCAAACGGGCCGCTGCGCGCGGGCGAGAAAGTGGTCGCCGTCGACGTGCAGTTCGCGGCGGTGTCCTCTTCGACGCTCAAGGCGCTGGGCTTCAGCTTCGCCAAGCTGTCGGGCGACATCCAGGGCGCTCTCGTGCCGTCGAGCAGCCTCAACGGCTATTCGTTCAATGGTTCGGGCAGCGGCGGCACTTCGACGCCCGGTCTCAACATCGACGCCTCGGCGCCTATTCAGAGCGCCTTCAACCTGTTCCTGAGCAGCCGCAATCGCGGCATCGGTGCCGTCCTCTCGGCGCTGTCCTCGAACGGCCTCTCGCAGCTCCTCGCGCAGCCGACGCTGCTGGTGCGCTCCGGTGAAAAGGCGAGCTTCCTGGCGGGCGGCGAATTTCCCGTGCCGGTTCCGCAGTCGACCGGGGGCAACGGCAACACGATCTCGATCCAGTACAAGGAATTCGGCGTGCGCCTGTCGGTGACGCCTTATGTGCTGAACGAGAACAGCATCGTCCTGAAGCTGGCCCCCGAAGTCAGCGAGCTGGACTACAACAACGGCGTCCAGCTTCAGGGCTACACGGTGCCCGGCATTCGCCGCCGCTCGACCGAGACGACGGTGGAACTGGGCAGCGGCCAGAGCTTCGTGATTGCGGGGCTCAACTATTCGAACAGCTCGGTCACCAAGGACAAGGTGCCGTTCCTCGGCGACCTGCCCGTGCTCGGGGCCTTCTTCAAGCGGCAGCAGAACCAGAAGGAGCGGCAGGAGCTGATCATCGTCGCAACGCCCCGGCTCGTCGAGCCCGAGGCCGTGAAGCCCATGCTGGCGACCGCCAACAAGTCGGTCGATCCCACCATCGGACAGATGATCGTCGGCAACGACGGGGTCGAGCAAGGCATCCGGACCTTTGGCGTGGTGAGGCGCTGA
- the cpaB gene encoding Flp pilus assembly protein CpaB — protein sequence MRLGSKAKLTITVGLVAAATFGFLGIRELGRSATPRAVPVSGMAAGTSQVEGAILAVATRDVKIGETITADMIRNASLDPARVPGAATPAEVVGRVATRDIRANTPIPREALQQEGKLAIRVPVGMRAISIDTTAEIAVAGLVRPGDRVDVQVVYPGEDAIGGARGNGRSRSTTLLQMVPVLAVGEVVVGEPVKDGVTGAVSAPPPPARNLTLALDPQQVSELSLAKSTGALYLSLRNPEDKQEVATAQVASILEAPSAAARPTPAFAAAPPPRAAAAPPVRTAQPRRAPAPHAIELVVGGNRETIYSGSGAQ from the coding sequence ATGCGCCTGGGTTCAAAAGCGAAGCTGACGATCACTGTCGGGCTCGTTGCGGCCGCAACGTTCGGCTTCCTGGGCATCAGGGAGCTGGGACGTTCGGCCACGCCGCGCGCCGTGCCGGTATCGGGCATGGCAGCCGGGACTTCGCAGGTCGAGGGGGCCATCCTCGCCGTCGCCACGCGCGACGTGAAGATCGGGGAGACGATCACGGCGGACATGATCCGCAATGCTTCCCTCGATCCCGCACGCGTCCCCGGTGCCGCGACGCCGGCCGAAGTCGTCGGCCGCGTCGCCACCCGCGACATTCGCGCCAACACGCCGATCCCGCGCGAAGCTCTGCAACAGGAGGGCAAGCTGGCCATCCGGGTGCCGGTCGGCATGCGCGCGATCAGCATCGACACCACGGCGGAGATCGCGGTGGCCGGGCTCGTGCGTCCGGGCGACCGTGTCGATGTGCAGGTGGTCTATCCCGGCGAGGATGCGATCGGAGGAGCGCGCGGCAACGGGCGCAGCCGGTCCACCACGCTGCTGCAGATGGTCCCGGTGCTGGCGGTCGGCGAAGTCGTCGTCGGCGAGCCGGTCAAGGACGGCGTGACGGGCGCGGTATCCGCGCCGCCGCCTCCCGCGCGCAACCTGACGCTGGCCCTCGATCCGCAGCAGGTGTCCGAACTCTCGCTCGCGAAGAGCACCGGCGCGCTCTACCTCTCGCTGCGCAATCCCGAGGACAAGCAGGAAGTCGCGACGGCGCAGGTCGCATCCATTCTCGAGGCTCCCTCGGCGGCGGCAAGGCCGACGCCGGCGTTTGCCGCCGCGCCTCCCCCTCGCGCGGCGGCAGCGCCTCCCGTCAGGACGGCCCAGCCTCGCCGCGCTCCCGCCCCCCATGCGATCGAACTGGTGGTCGGCGGCAATCGCGAAACGATTTATTCGGGGAGTGGCGCGCAATGA
- a CDS encoding sensor histidine kinase, producing the protein MKPNEITQRDVETWGRCTPANQLCRPADRSAVQDSCDIDQAEIQHLFEGMAAKARLADLGEQSSELAHELRQPLFSIAIANENLRLLLERGDAMHPQLGKAIERIAEQVQRAQTIIDHTLAYASGNSRGVVSADFGCAARDAVRFLAPLFDKTEIEVEQCRTPVPANVGLCQIEAEQVLVNILRNAAESIEARRETGWQGRGHIAIRLDIAENTLRCVISDNGAGLSGDLARVAFQQFFTTKPRNGTGLGLHICRQVLAKIGGTVELSPGEVEGARVTIELPLLGGS; encoded by the coding sequence ATGAAACCGAACGAGATCACCCAGCGCGATGTCGAGACCTGGGGGCGCTGCACGCCTGCCAACCAGCTCTGTCGACCTGCCGATCGCTCGGCGGTTCAGGACAGCTGCGATATCGATCAGGCCGAGATTCAGCACTTGTTCGAGGGGATGGCGGCGAAAGCCCGTCTCGCCGATCTGGGCGAGCAGAGTTCCGAACTGGCACACGAACTGCGTCAACCGCTGTTCTCCATTGCCATCGCCAACGAGAACCTGCGGCTCCTGCTCGAGCGCGGGGATGCGATGCACCCTCAACTCGGCAAGGCGATCGAACGGATAGCCGAACAGGTGCAGCGCGCGCAAACGATCATCGATCACACGCTGGCCTATGCCTCGGGGAACAGCCGCGGGGTGGTGAGTGCCGATTTCGGCTGCGCGGCCCGGGATGCCGTGCGGTTTCTCGCGCCGTTGTTCGACAAGACCGAGATCGAGGTCGAACAATGCCGCACGCCCGTGCCCGCCAATGTCGGCCTCTGTCAGATCGAAGCGGAACAGGTGCTCGTCAATATCCTGCGCAATGCCGCCGAAAGCATCGAGGCGCGCCGGGAGACCGGCTGGCAGGGCAGGGGGCATATCGCGATCCGTCTCGATATCGCGGAAAACACACTGCGCTGCGTCATTTCGGACAACGGCGCCGGGCTCTCAGGAGATCTGGCGCGGGTAGCGTTCCAGCAGTTCTTCACCACCAAGCCGCGCAACGGCACGGGGCTCGGCCTGCATATCTGCCGACAGGTCCTGGCCAAGATCGGCGGTACGGTGGAGCTTTCGCCCGGTGAGGTCGAGGGTGCCCGGGTGACGATCGAACTGCCGTTGCTCGGCGGGAGCTGA
- a CDS encoding response regulator encodes MGNDQALVLLIDDIDAIVEELLTFMALHDICAVGVPDLDQAMAMLEQHASIRVLACDVRLGGESGLSIVSRIRDHVGLRERDFRYLFITGDQLRPDPDLDLPAHLVLTKPVQPQLLINTLNMMLGDFDEVYANEEGLE; translated from the coding sequence ATGGGCAACGATCAGGCTTTGGTACTGTTGATTGATGACATTGACGCGATCGTCGAGGAACTTCTGACGTTCATGGCGCTGCATGACATCTGCGCCGTTGGTGTACCCGATCTCGATCAGGCAATGGCCATGCTCGAGCAGCACGCGTCGATCCGCGTTCTCGCCTGCGATGTGCGTCTTGGAGGTGAATCGGGCTTGTCGATCGTCTCTCGCATCCGGGATCACGTCGGGCTTCGCGAGCGGGATTTTCGCTATCTTTTCATTACCGGCGACCAGCTCCGGCCGGATCCCGACCTGGACTTGCCTGCCCACCTGGTGCTCACCAAGCCGGTGCAACCGCAATTGCTGATCAATACGCTGAACATGATGCTTGGCGACTTCGACGAAGTGTACGCAAACGAGGAAGGCCTCGAATGA
- a CDS encoding ParB/RepB/Spo0J family partition protein produces MGSFVRDILTTLSYEPEPAEALRFESEELSRLDQRLAGVAQGGGRGRTAISIRPSDCSVWDGNPRDVPGLSAESCRSLIESIAQEDGNRIPVLVRHNAPGADCPYELLVGSRRRFCVELLNNNGRPEIRLNAMIVDLTDEEAFRLADIENREREDITELDRARSYQSAVDRFYGGVQSRMAEALNLSNSQLSRLLSLAQMPDEVVDAFATREELRVRHSEVLTPLLRRAEQRERVLVAARAIGQEQQRFATAGEKMISAATVLSRLKHAAGEGASSHGSETVLMVGDARVGRVRSVKDGLSVELTLSLDADLDQALAIVREAVLDSRARLAREIDAAAD; encoded by the coding sequence GTGGGGAGCTTTGTTCGCGATATCTTGACGACGCTGTCGTACGAGCCGGAACCGGCGGAGGCCTTGCGCTTCGAGAGCGAGGAGCTTTCGCGCCTGGACCAGCGGCTGGCTGGCGTCGCGCAGGGAGGTGGCAGGGGACGGACGGCGATTTCGATCCGCCCGTCGGATTGTTCGGTGTGGGACGGTAATCCGCGCGACGTTCCGGGCCTTTCGGCTGAAAGTTGCCGTTCCTTGATAGAATCTATCGCGCAGGAGGATGGCAACCGCATTCCGGTGCTGGTCCGCCATAATGCGCCGGGGGCGGATTGTCCTTATGAGCTTCTGGTCGGCAGTCGGCGGCGTTTTTGTGTCGAATTGCTGAACAACAACGGGCGGCCTGAAATCCGCCTCAACGCGATGATCGTCGATCTTACCGACGAGGAAGCGTTTCGCCTTGCCGACATCGAGAACCGCGAACGTGAGGACATCACCGAACTCGACCGTGCGCGCAGCTACCAGAGCGCCGTCGATCGCTTCTATGGCGGCGTACAATCCCGCATGGCAGAGGCGCTGAACCTGTCTAACAGCCAGCTCAGCCGGCTGTTGTCCCTGGCACAGATGCCGGACGAGGTCGTCGACGCCTTTGCCACGCGTGAGGAACTGCGCGTCCGCCATTCCGAAGTGCTGACGCCGCTGCTTCGCCGCGCCGAGCAGCGGGAGCGCGTGCTGGTTGCGGCTCGGGCGATCGGTCAGGAACAGCAGCGTTTCGCCACGGCGGGCGAGAAGATGATTTCCGCCGCGACCGTCCTGTCCCGCCTGAAGCATGCGGCGGGCGAAGGGGCTTCCTCACACGGCAGCGAAACGGTGCTGATGGTGGGAGATGCGCGGGTAGGGCGCGTCCGCTCCGTCAAGGACGGCTTGTCGGTGGAGCTGACCCTGTCGCTCGACGCGGACCTCGATCAGGCGCTGGCGATCGTCCGCGAAGCCGTTCTGGACAGCCGGGCGCGACTCGCCCGGGAGATCGACGCGGCCGCGGATTGA
- a CDS encoding autotransporter outer membrane beta-barrel domain-containing protein — protein sequence MRHVIPGSATRLAIGLAACAVTFGIQSGSAFAQNYEADATTPGQAAVGGALDAVAPSAASGYASILDAIDALPNAAARAEALGQLGAAAYRLMPRLSIQSMDATDREIRGYLAQRRELALDASPGVPASGDRTINVMVSYGLKQGDYHARPDRPRANFDSRSIRAGFDISPVPGLILGTSIGIDGIDANLDRSERPRSTLFNANITPYASYTSGPYYVDATAGYTRSWYQLRRQVGFTGFSDQLQSGPNGDNAAATVEGGGIVKLGVLRAQPFAGLHYRYADLGGFVESGGAASLAVAKFKTESVRTSLGLRASASLTRGAWTLRPSVEAQWQRELRSRPESRIEAIFLQGGTPIFTLPSTRYDRDGAVVGAGISAVHGERTALRLSYSGEFANDRRIHGFAVTANHRF from the coding sequence TTGCGCCACGTAATTCCCGGCTCGGCGACGCGCCTTGCAATCGGCCTCGCGGCATGCGCTGTCACTTTCGGCATTCAATCCGGATCGGCCTTCGCGCAGAACTACGAAGCCGATGCGACCACGCCCGGCCAGGCGGCAGTAGGCGGCGCGCTGGACGCGGTCGCTCCTTCCGCGGCGAGCGGCTACGCAAGCATTCTCGATGCCATCGACGCTTTGCCGAACGCGGCTGCGCGGGCCGAGGCGCTGGGGCAGCTTGGTGCGGCGGCCTATCGTTTGATGCCGCGACTCTCGATCCAGTCGATGGACGCCACCGATCGTGAAATCCGGGGCTATCTTGCCCAGCGCCGCGAACTGGCGCTCGATGCCTCGCCGGGCGTGCCAGCAAGCGGTGACCGCACCATCAACGTGATGGTCAGTTACGGGCTCAAGCAGGGCGACTATCACGCCAGGCCGGACCGGCCCCGCGCCAATTTCGATAGCCGTTCCATCCGGGCCGGCTTCGACATCTCGCCGGTGCCGGGCCTGATCCTGGGTACGTCGATCGGCATCGACGGCATCGACGCCAACCTCGACCGCAGCGAGCGGCCACGCAGCACGCTCTTCAATGCGAACATCACGCCTTACGCCAGCTATACCAGCGGTCCATATTACGTGGATGCGACCGCGGGCTATACCCGCAGCTGGTATCAGCTGCGTCGGCAGGTCGGCTTCACTGGTTTCAGCGACCAGCTTCAGTCCGGGCCGAACGGCGATAACGCCGCGGCCACGGTCGAGGGCGGTGGCATCGTCAAGCTCGGCGTCCTTCGGGCGCAACCTTTCGCCGGGCTTCACTACCGTTACGCGGACCTCGGCGGCTTCGTCGAAAGCGGCGGCGCGGCTTCGCTGGCGGTCGCCAAGTTCAAGACGGAATCGGTACGCACCAGTCTGGGCCTGAGGGCGTCGGCATCGCTGACCAGGGGCGCGTGGACCTTGCGGCCCAGCGTGGAAGCACAGTGGCAGCGCGAATTGCGCTCGCGGCCGGAAAGCCGGATCGAGGCGATCTTCCTTCAGGGTGGCACGCCGATCTTCACGCTGCCGTCCACCCGCTATGACCGCGATGGTGCGGTCGTCGGGGCGGGCATCAGCGCAGTGCACGGCGAGCGGACGGCGCTGCGCCTATCCTATTCGGGCGAGTTCGCAAACGACCGCCGGATCCACGGCTTCGCGGTCACGGCCAACCATCGCTTCTGA